A genomic region of Chitinimonas arctica contains the following coding sequences:
- a CDS encoding DUF1653 domain-containing protein, which translates to MSNSYFRHTDGGLYRFVAHARSADTTGDVVVYEHLWPFTQGLWVRDRQEFESRFSPIDAAEVENAMQGDRLAAQAAVDTAKATRRAKKAG; encoded by the coding sequence ATGTCCAACAGCTATTTCCGCCATACCGACGGCGGCCTCTATCGCTTTGTCGCGCACGCCCGCTCAGCCGATACCACTGGCGACGTAGTCGTCTACGAGCACCTATGGCCGTTCACACAGGGCCTGTGGGTACGCGACCGGCAGGAATTCGAATCGCGCTTTAGCCCTATCGACGCCGCTGAAGTGGAAAACGCCATGCAAGGCGACCGGCTTGCCGCCCAAGCCGCCGTCGATACGGCCAAGGCCACACGCCGCGCCAAAAAGGCAGGCTGA
- a CDS encoding YchJ family protein, with translation MAKYAFPTDCPCGSGKPYKDCCFMYHMEKIHAPTPEALMRSRYAAYVLKKADYLLYSWHPDTRPAELDLKDDNVKWAGLQIISTELGPDGIEGTVEFVAKYKVGGRAAKIAEKSHFVRQGARWYYVDGEVEE, from the coding sequence TTGGCTAAATACGCCTTCCCCACCGACTGCCCTTGCGGTAGCGGCAAACCCTACAAAGACTGCTGCTTCATGTACCACATGGAGAAGATCCACGCCCCCACGCCGGAAGCCCTGATGCGCTCGCGCTACGCGGCCTATGTGCTGAAAAAAGCCGACTATCTGCTGTACAGCTGGCATCCCGACACCCGCCCGGCCGAACTGGACCTGAAGGACGACAATGTGAAATGGGCCGGGCTGCAGATCATCAGCACCGAACTGGGGCCGGATGGCATCGAGGGCACGGTTGAATTCGTCGCCAAGTACAAGGTAGGCGGCCGCGCTGCCAAGATCGCCGAGAAAAGCCACTTTGTCCGCCAGGGCGCACGCTGGTACTACGTGGACGGAGAAGTGGAAGAATGA
- a CDS encoding ferritin-like domain-containing protein — translation MAAPLFPAVREALCLTDPYAKADAAQAIWAAWQAGQLDHTAPPCPPPDQAGRPPRPQLVPPQAVPRRRLGTPAGRAALVHAITHIEFNAINLALDAAGRFHGLPRDYYGDWLRVAAEEAHHFRLLSNHLNSLAYAYGDFPAHDGLWVMAEKTAGDVLTRMTLVPRLLEARGLDVTPAMQARLLAAGDRTAAGLLDIIFRDEVGHVAVGNRWFRWLCAERGLDPAETFRDHLVKFEVSRNIGELNIEARLQAGFELDELAVLQAYALSAE, via the coding sequence ATGGCCGCCCCGCTCTTCCCCGCTGTGCGTGAGGCGCTTTGCCTCACCGACCCGTACGCCAAGGCCGACGCGGCGCAAGCGATATGGGCGGCTTGGCAGGCAGGGCAGCTGGACCACACGGCGCCGCCCTGCCCACCGCCTGACCAGGCCGGCCGGCCGCCCCGGCCGCAACTGGTACCACCACAGGCGGTGCCGCGGCGCCGGCTAGGCACGCCGGCCGGCCGCGCGGCCCTGGTCCATGCCATTACCCATATCGAGTTCAACGCCATCAACCTGGCGCTGGATGCCGCCGGCCGCTTCCACGGCCTGCCGCGTGACTACTACGGTGACTGGCTGCGGGTCGCGGCCGAAGAGGCGCATCACTTCCGCCTCTTGTCCAACCATCTGAACAGCCTGGCTTATGCCTATGGCGACTTCCCTGCCCATGACGGCCTATGGGTCATGGCTGAGAAAACCGCCGGCGATGTCCTGACCCGCATGACCCTGGTGCCGCGCCTGCTGGAAGCGCGCGGCCTGGATGTCACCCCGGCCATGCAAGCACGCTTGCTGGCAGCAGGCGACCGTACCGCCGCCGGCCTGCTCGATATCATCTTTCGCGATGAAGTGGGCCATGTCGCGGTCGGCAACCGTTGGTTCCGCTGGCTTTGCGCCGAACGGGGCCTGGATCCGGCCGAGACCTTTCGCGACCATCTGGTCAAATTCGAGGTGTCGCGCAATATTGGCGAATTGAATATCGAAGCCCGCTTGCAAGCCGGATTCGAGCTGGACGAACTGGCCGTACTCCAGGCATACGCCCTATCCGCCGAGTAA
- a CDS encoding GNAT family N-acetyltransferase, with product MKIRQAAPEDAAMLGSLYRELVDNPAVQVVPARLATLAADPGHQLLVVEDGGKLLATAHLIFCADAMFGEQFYALLENVVVSRDARGHGVGTRLFRHIELLARQANCSKVMLLSGADRSDAHRFFASQGYSGDRKRGFVKYRSQFAPVA from the coding sequence ATGAAGATCCGGCAAGCGGCGCCGGAGGATGCCGCCATGCTGGGCAGCCTGTATCGCGAACTGGTCGACAATCCGGCCGTCCAGGTGGTGCCCGCCCGGCTGGCCACACTGGCCGCCGATCCCGGCCACCAGCTGCTGGTGGTGGAAGACGGCGGCAAGCTGCTGGCAACGGCACACTTGATATTCTGCGCCGATGCGATGTTCGGTGAGCAGTTCTACGCCTTGCTGGAAAACGTCGTGGTCAGCCGGGACGCGCGCGGTCATGGCGTCGGCACCCGTTTGTTCCGGCATATCGAACTGCTTGCCCGGCAAGCCAATTGCTCCAAGGTCATGTTGCTGAGCGGGGCTGATCGCAGCGATGCGCACCGCTTCTTCGCCAGCCAGGGTTATTCCGGCGACCGCAAGCGCGGTTTCGTGAAATACCGCAGCCAATTCGCACCGGTTGCCTGA
- a CDS encoding cupin domain-containing protein produces MPISPLGNLTAEQFLAEYWQKKPLLIRQAVTQFDWLPELSDLLELASQDDVESRLIERKNNRWSCESGPFRPSRLKKLANNDWTVLVQNVNHHVPFAAELLYRFDFIPHVRLDDLMVSYAPPGGGVGPHFDSYDVFLLQVAGKKRWRISAQSDLSLEPDSPLKILRNFQPEQEWVLEHGDMLYLPPHYAHDGVALEAGQTWSIGFRAPSAQEMGGAFLDFLRDHIELPGAYADPGLQRPHDPASLPPAFVEQVATMLQGIRWDEATVREFIGRYFSEPKSHVFYDGPEDDLDEEDFDQAVGRRGLVLDLKSVMLFDENRFFINGEPLATDPAAATALRRLANTRRLPAARYDAAALAALYDCYQNGYLHLG; encoded by the coding sequence ATGCCCATTTCGCCACTCGGGAATCTGACGGCCGAGCAGTTTCTTGCCGAATATTGGCAAAAAAAACCGCTGCTGATCCGCCAGGCCGTCACGCAATTCGACTGGTTGCCGGAACTGTCCGACCTGCTTGAACTGGCTAGCCAGGACGACGTCGAATCGCGCCTGATCGAACGAAAGAACAATCGCTGGTCCTGCGAGTCGGGTCCCTTTCGGCCCAGCCGCCTGAAGAAGCTGGCGAACAACGACTGGACCGTGCTGGTTCAGAACGTCAATCACCATGTGCCGTTTGCCGCCGAACTGCTGTACCGCTTCGATTTCATCCCGCATGTGCGGCTGGACGACCTGATGGTCAGCTACGCCCCGCCCGGCGGCGGCGTCGGCCCTCATTTCGACAGTTACGACGTATTTCTGTTGCAGGTCGCCGGCAAAAAGCGCTGGCGCATCTCGGCGCAATCGGACCTCAGCCTGGAGCCGGACTCGCCGCTAAAGATACTGCGGAATTTCCAGCCCGAACAGGAGTGGGTGCTGGAACACGGCGATATGCTCTATCTACCGCCGCACTACGCCCATGATGGTGTCGCCCTGGAGGCCGGGCAGACCTGGTCCATCGGTTTTCGCGCGCCCAGCGCGCAGGAAATGGGCGGCGCTTTCCTCGATTTCCTGCGCGACCATATCGAGCTGCCGGGCGCCTATGCCGACCCCGGCCTGCAACGCCCGCACGACCCGGCCAGCCTGCCGCCCGCCTTTGTCGAACAGGTGGCCACCATGCTGCAAGGCATTCGCTGGGATGAAGCCACCGTGCGCGAATTTATCGGCCGCTACTTCAGCGAACCGAAATCGCATGTGTTCTACGATGGTCCGGAAGATGACCTGGATGAGGAAGATTTCGACCAGGCCGTCGGTCGAAGAGGGCTTGTACTCGACCTGAAATCGGTCATGCTGTTCGACGAGAATCGTTTCTTTATCAACGGCGAACCGCTCGCCACCGACCCCGCCGCCGCGACCGCGCTGCGGCGCCTGGCCAATACCCGCCGCCTGCCCGCCGCGCGCTACGATGCCGCCGCGCTAGCCGCGCTTTACGATTGTTATCAGAACGGATACCTGCACCTTGGCTAA
- a CDS encoding AAA family ATPase: MLKIAIVGAESSGKTTLAKDLAADLGGSYLPEYAREYFQAKGDVAYTLADVIAIAQGQLSGEAEAARWQRTGGADWLVCDTNALVCKIWAEVRYGYCPAAITACWQPMSYLLHILPRPDIAWQADPLREHPHDRDVLFALYETALQTAGVPYCVVGGAREARVAAVRAALRTQMGC, encoded by the coding sequence ATGCTTAAGATCGCCATCGTCGGCGCGGAGTCGTCCGGCAAAACCACGCTTGCGAAAGATCTGGCAGCCGATCTGGGCGGCAGTTACCTGCCCGAATATGCGCGCGAATACTTCCAGGCCAAGGGGGATGTGGCTTATACGCTGGCCGACGTGATTGCCATCGCCCAGGGACAGTTGAGCGGCGAGGCCGAAGCGGCGCGCTGGCAGCGCACCGGCGGGGCCGATTGGCTGGTCTGCGATACCAATGCCCTGGTCTGCAAGATCTGGGCCGAAGTGCGCTATGGCTATTGTCCGGCAGCCATTACGGCGTGCTGGCAACCCATGTCCTATCTGCTGCATATCCTGCCCAGGCCGGATATCGCCTGGCAAGCCGATCCGCTGCGTGAACACCCCCACGACCGCGACGTCCTGTTCGCGCTTTACGAGACAGCCCTGCAGACCGCGGGCGTTCCTTATTGCGTGGTGGGTGGAGCGCGCGAGGCGCGGGTGGCGGCGGTCCGTGCGGCCTTGCGGACGCAAATGGGATGCTAG
- a CDS encoding fumarate hydratase: protein MAAARQTEIRQQDFIDSIADALQYISYYHPKDYIQSLGRAYELEQSPAAKDAIAQILTNSRMCAEGHRPICQDTGIVCAFVTIGMDVRWADATMAVEDMVNEGTRRAYLNPDNKLRASVLADPAGARRNTRDNTPAITHIELVPGNTVEVHIAAKGGGSENKSKFVMLNPSDSIVDWVLKTVPLMGAGWCPPGMLGIGIGGTAEKAMLLAKKSLMDPIDIQELIARGPQNRVEELRLELYEKVNALGIGAQGLGGLATVLDIKILDYPTHAASLPVAMIPNCAATRHVHFELDGSGPAQLEAPKLEDWPQVTWTPAADATRVDLNSVTREDVAGWKPGQTLLLNGKLLTGRDAAHKRMVDMLNKGEKLPVDFTNRFIYYVGPVDPVRNEVVGPAGPTTATRMDKFTEQVLAETGLLGMIGKAERGPAGLDAIKKHQSVYLMAVGGAAYLVSKAIKSARVLAFEDIGMEAIYEFDVVDMPVTVAVDSQGSSVHKTGPAEWQAKIGKIPVTAQ from the coding sequence ATGGCCGCCGCACGCCAAACTGAAATCCGCCAGCAGGATTTCATCGACAGCATCGCCGATGCTTTGCAATACATCTCCTACTACCATCCGAAGGACTATATCCAGAGCCTGGGCCGCGCCTATGAGCTGGAGCAGTCGCCCGCAGCCAAGGATGCCATCGCGCAGATCCTGACCAATAGCCGCATGTGCGCCGAGGGACATCGGCCGATCTGCCAAGACACCGGCATCGTCTGCGCCTTTGTCACGATCGGTATGGACGTGCGCTGGGCCGATGCCACCATGGCGGTGGAAGACATGGTCAACGAAGGTACCCGCCGCGCCTACCTGAATCCGGACAACAAGCTGCGCGCCTCGGTACTGGCCGATCCGGCCGGCGCCCGCCGCAATACCCGCGACAATACGCCGGCCATCACCCATATCGAGCTGGTACCGGGCAATACGGTGGAAGTGCATATCGCCGCCAAGGGCGGCGGTTCCGAGAACAAGTCCAAGTTCGTGATGCTCAACCCCTCCGACAGCATCGTCGATTGGGTATTGAAGACCGTGCCGCTGATGGGTGCCGGCTGGTGTCCGCCCGGCATGCTGGGCATCGGCATTGGCGGTACCGCCGAAAAGGCCATGCTGCTGGCCAAAAAGTCGCTGATGGACCCGATCGACATCCAGGAATTGATTGCCCGCGGCCCGCAAAACCGGGTTGAAGAATTGCGGCTGGAGCTATACGAGAAGGTCAATGCGCTGGGCATCGGCGCCCAGGGCCTGGGCGGCCTTGCCACCGTTCTCGACATCAAGATCCTCGACTACCCCACCCATGCCGCCAGCCTGCCGGTAGCCATGATCCCGAACTGCGCCGCCACCCGGCACGTCCATTTCGAACTGGACGGCTCCGGACCGGCCCAGCTGGAGGCCCCCAAGCTGGAAGATTGGCCGCAAGTGACCTGGACGCCGGCCGCCGATGCTACCCGCGTTGATCTGAACAGCGTGACCCGCGAGGATGTCGCCGGCTGGAAACCCGGCCAGACCTTGCTGCTGAACGGCAAGCTGCTGACCGGCCGCGATGCCGCCCACAAGCGCATGGTGGATATGCTCAATAAGGGAGAGAAGCTGCCGGTGGACTTCACCAACCGCTTTATCTACTACGTTGGCCCGGTGGACCCTGTGCGCAACGAAGTGGTCGGCCCCGCCGGCCCCACCACAGCCACGCGAATGGACAAGTTCACCGAACAGGTCTTGGCCGAAACCGGCCTGCTGGGCATGATAGGCAAGGCCGAGCGCGGCCCGGCCGGACTGGATGCCATCAAGAAGCACCAATCGGTCTACCTGATGGCCGTAGGCGGCGCTGCCTATCTGGTCTCCAAGGCGATCAAGAGTGCGCGGGTGCTGGCGTTCGAAGATATCGGCATGGAAGCCATCTACGAATTCGACGTAGTGGATATGCCCGTCACCGTGGCGGTCGATTCGCAAGGCAGTTCGGTGCACAAGACCGGCCCGGCGGAATGGCAAGCCAAGATCGGCAAGATTCCGGTCACGGCCCAGTAA
- a CDS encoding M14 family metallopeptidase, translated as MPQLTISSAFDSGAIDVVSLADHRDIQLKIRPDNASEFAQWFHFRLQGAAGLPVNMRFLNAGSSAYPKGWAGYRVAASYDRQHWFRIPTAFDGQEMTAQLTPAAQSVYFAYFEPYSYERHLDLIGFATESDKVAVEHLGLTLDGHDMTLLRITDEDSTTPPAQKKQVWLTARQHPGETMAEWFVEGFLERLLDSDDPVSRVLLSKCVFNVVPNMNPDGAMRGNLRTNAAGANLNREWQAPSLTRSPEVFLVRQKMLEIGVDLFLDAHGDEALPYNFVAGCEGNPIYGARLEGLENAFKSAWMATCPDFQDTEGYDRDQPGEGNLTIATNWVGQQFDCLSYTIEMPFKDNALLPDDEYGWSGERSKKLGASLLLPVLAVADKLR; from the coding sequence ATGCCCCAGCTCACCATTTCTTCCGCCTTCGATTCCGGCGCCATCGATGTTGTCAGCCTTGCCGACCATCGCGATATCCAGCTCAAGATCAGGCCGGACAATGCCAGCGAATTCGCCCAGTGGTTCCATTTCCGCCTGCAGGGCGCCGCAGGCCTGCCGGTGAACATGCGCTTCCTGAACGCGGGCAGCAGCGCCTACCCGAAAGGCTGGGCCGGTTACCGCGTCGCCGCCAGCTATGACCGGCAACACTGGTTCCGCATCCCCACCGCCTTCGACGGCCAGGAAATGACGGCCCAGCTGACCCCGGCTGCGCAGAGCGTCTATTTTGCCTATTTCGAGCCCTACTCCTATGAACGCCACCTGGATCTGATCGGCTTCGCCACCGAGTCGGACAAAGTGGCGGTAGAACACCTGGGACTGACCCTCGACGGCCACGATATGACGCTGCTCCGTATCACCGACGAAGACAGCACCACCCCGCCCGCACAGAAAAAGCAGGTCTGGCTGACCGCACGCCAGCATCCGGGCGAAACCATGGCGGAATGGTTCGTGGAAGGCTTTCTGGAACGGTTGCTGGACAGCGACGATCCAGTCAGCCGCGTCCTGCTGAGCAAGTGCGTATTCAATGTGGTGCCGAATATGAACCCCGACGGCGCCATGCGCGGCAATCTGCGCACCAATGCAGCCGGCGCCAACCTCAATCGCGAATGGCAGGCACCCTCGCTGACGCGCTCGCCGGAAGTGTTCCTGGTCCGCCAGAAGATGCTGGAGATCGGCGTGGACCTATTCCTCGACGCCCATGGCGACGAAGCCCTGCCCTACAACTTCGTGGCCGGCTGCGAAGGCAATCCCATCTACGGCGCGCGCCTGGAAGGCTTGGAAAACGCTTTCAAGAGCGCGTGGATGGCCACCTGCCCCGACTTCCAGGACACTGAAGGCTACGATCGCGACCAGCCCGGCGAAGGCAACCTGACCATCGCGACCAACTGGGTGGGCCAGCAATTCGATTGCCTCTCCTACACCATCGAAATGCCGTTCAAGGACAACGCCCTATTGCCGGACGATGAATATGGCTGGAGCGGCGAGCGGTCGAAGAAGCTGGGTGCTTCCTTGCTGCTGCCGGTGCTGGCCGTGGCCGACAAGCTGCGCTGA
- a CDS encoding FKBP-type peptidyl-prolyl cis-trans isomerase — MEIAKNTVVTLSYEMFDAENNLLDQTSADEPMVYLHGGYDGIFPVVEEALHGKKVGDKIDVTMEPDDAFGEYDAELVRIEPQDAFPEELEVGMMFEADDPDSDEVMLFTVTEIADGKVVVDGNHPMAGKRLRFVATVLEARAASKEELDHGHVHGEHGHHH; from the coding sequence ATGGAAATCGCCAAGAACACCGTTGTTACCCTGAGCTATGAAATGTTCGATGCCGAAAACAACCTGCTCGACCAGACTTCGGCCGATGAGCCCATGGTCTACCTGCACGGCGGCTACGACGGTATCTTCCCGGTCGTGGAAGAAGCCCTGCATGGCAAGAAGGTTGGCGACAAGATCGATGTCACGATGGAACCCGATGATGCCTTCGGCGAATACGATGCCGAACTGGTACGCATCGAGCCGCAGGATGCGTTCCCGGAAGAACTCGAAGTAGGCATGATGTTCGAAGCCGATGATCCCGATAGCGACGAAGTGATGCTGTTCACCGTGACCGAAATCGCCGACGGCAAGGTCGTGGTCGATGGCAATCACCCGATGGCCGGCAAGCGCCTGCGCTTTGTCGCCACCGTGCTGGAAGCCCGCGCGGCCAGCAAGGAAGAGCTGGACCACGGCCACGTGCATGGCGAGCATGGCCATCATCACTAA
- a CDS encoding peroxiredoxin, producing the protein MLEAGWPAPDFELPDAAMDIVKLSDYRGSKQVVLYFYHRDDDPGCTVEAIEFSDLADRFSKLNAVVLGVSLDDPLCHEIFRDKHGLMVRLLSDSETEVSRQYHTLRQVERNGVVKFGTIRSTFIVDRSGTLRHALYNVTPRGHAADVLKLIQQLDA; encoded by the coding sequence ATGTTGGAAGCAGGTTGGCCCGCACCCGATTTCGAATTGCCCGATGCCGCCATGGATATCGTCAAATTATCCGACTATCGTGGCAGCAAACAGGTCGTACTTTATTTCTATCATCGCGACGACGATCCCGGCTGTACGGTGGAGGCCATTGAGTTCTCCGACCTGGCAGATCGTTTCAGCAAGCTGAACGCGGTGGTGCTGGGTGTCAGCCTGGACGATCCGCTATGCCATGAAATTTTTCGCGATAAACATGGCCTGATGGTGAGATTGTTGTCGGATTCGGAAACCGAAGTATCGCGCCAGTATCACACTCTGCGGCAAGTCGAGCGCAATGGCGTGGTAAAATTCGGCACTATCAGGTCGACCTTTATCGTTGATCGCAGCGGCACGTTGCGTCATGCGCTCTACAACGTCACACCACGCGGTCATGCCGCAGACGTGCTCAAACTCATCCAGCAACTCGACGCCTAG
- the ccoN gene encoding cytochrome-c oxidase, cbb3-type subunit I — MQATRALEPHDGAETFNYRVVRQFSIMTVVWGIVGMLMGVIIASQLAWPELNLGPYFHFGRLRPLHTSLVIFAFGGCALFATSYYVVQRTSGVRLFSDTLAAATFWGWQLVIVSVMITYPLGITAGKEYAEMEWPIAILIAVVWIAYAVVFFGTLAKRKIKHIYVANWFYGAFILAVALLHIVNHLSVPASLWKSYPIYSGAVDAMVQWWYGHNAVGFFLTAAFLGMMYYFVPKQAGRPVYSYRLSVVHFWALIFTYMWAGPHHLHYTALPDWTQSLGMVFSIILLAPSWGGMINGVMTLSGAWDKLRTDPILKFMITALSFYGMSTFEGPMMALKTVNALSHYTDWTIGHVHSGALGWVAMITIGSIYYMIPRLYGREKMYSIALIDAHFWIATLGVVLYIAAMWVAGVTQGVMWRATNPDGTLTYAFIDSVKATGPYYVVRMIGGAMYLSGMFLMAYNVARTIMQGRAVDAPIPHQQAAHA, encoded by the coding sequence ATGCAAGCCACTCGTGCGCTTGAGCCCCATGACGGGGCGGAGACCTTCAACTATCGTGTGGTGCGGCAATTCAGCATCATGACGGTGGTGTGGGGGATAGTCGGCATGCTGATGGGGGTGATCATTGCCTCGCAGCTGGCCTGGCCCGAGTTGAATCTCGGTCCGTATTTCCACTTCGGGCGGTTGCGTCCACTGCACACCAGCCTGGTGATCTTCGCCTTTGGCGGTTGTGCCCTGTTCGCCACGTCGTACTACGTCGTGCAGCGCACCTCCGGTGTGCGGCTGTTTTCCGATACGCTGGCTGCCGCCACTTTCTGGGGTTGGCAGCTGGTCATCGTGTCGGTGATGATCACCTACCCGCTGGGTATCACCGCCGGCAAGGAATACGCCGAGATGGAGTGGCCCATCGCCATCCTTATCGCGGTGGTGTGGATAGCGTACGCCGTGGTGTTCTTCGGCACGCTGGCCAAGCGCAAGATCAAGCATATCTACGTCGCCAACTGGTTCTACGGCGCCTTTATCCTGGCGGTGGCCTTGCTGCACATCGTCAACCACCTGTCCGTGCCGGCTTCGCTGTGGAAGTCCTACCCGATCTATTCCGGTGCCGTGGATGCCATGGTGCAATGGTGGTACGGCCACAATGCGGTGGGCTTTTTCCTGACCGCCGCCTTCCTTGGCATGATGTATTACTTCGTGCCCAAGCAAGCTGGCCGTCCGGTCTATTCGTATCGCCTGTCGGTGGTCCACTTCTGGGCGCTGATCTTCACGTATATGTGGGCCGGCCCCCACCATCTGCATTACACCGCCTTGCCCGACTGGACCCAGTCCTTGGGCATGGTGTTCTCCATCATCCTGCTGGCGCCTAGCTGGGGCGGCATGATCAATGGCGTGATGACACTGTCCGGGGCATGGGACAAGCTGCGTACCGACCCGATCCTGAAGTTCATGATCACCGCCTTGTCCTTCTACGGCATGTCCACCTTCGAAGGGCCGATGATGGCGCTGAAGACGGTGAATGCGCTGAGCCATTACACCGACTGGACCATTGGCCACGTGCACTCCGGCGCGCTTGGCTGGGTGGCCATGATCACCATCGGTTCCATCTATTACATGATCCCGCGCCTGTACGGCCGCGAAAAGATGTACTCGATCGCCCTGATCGATGCGCACTTCTGGATCGCCACCCTGGGCGTGGTGCTGTATATCGCCGCCATGTGGGTAGCCGGTGTGACGCAGGGCGTGATGTGGCGTGCCACCAATCCAGACGGCACCCTGACCTATGCCTTCATCGATTCGGTCAAGGCCACCGGTCCTTACTACGTGGTGCGCATGATCGGCGGCGCCATGTATCTGAGCGGTATGTTCCTGATGGCCTACAACGTTGCCCGCACCATCATGCAGGGCCGCGCGGTGGATGCGCCCATACCTCACCAGCAAGCAGCTCATGCGTAG
- the pnuC gene encoding nicotinamide riboside transporter PnuC, translated as MQSLLSQLSAMTGVEIAGFALTIAAIWLAARNHWLTWPLQVLSGLLYVWLFAQVNLFGEAALNGLYIALALYGAWNWRSSHGDKPTVAISRMGAADHAVLWGVGLTATLLVGQMQVHFLPTDLPWLDSTVFVFGVLGQWLQARRKLENWPLWIILDLLSAAIYLVKGLQVTALLYVLLAGLAGYGWWDWSCRIRRAYA; from the coding sequence ATGCAAAGCTTGCTGTCCCAACTATCGGCCATGACCGGCGTCGAGATCGCCGGTTTTGCCCTGACCATCGCGGCCATCTGGCTGGCCGCCCGCAACCATTGGCTGACCTGGCCGCTGCAAGTGCTATCCGGCCTGCTGTATGTCTGGCTATTCGCCCAGGTCAATCTATTCGGCGAAGCGGCACTGAATGGCTTGTATATTGCCCTCGCGCTCTATGGTGCCTGGAACTGGCGTTCGTCGCATGGCGACAAGCCGACGGTGGCCATTAGCCGCATGGGGGCGGCCGATCATGCGGTCTTGTGGGGCGTGGGATTGACGGCGACCTTGCTGGTCGGCCAAATGCAGGTCCACTTTCTGCCCACCGACCTGCCTTGGCTGGATTCGACCGTGTTCGTGTTCGGCGTGCTGGGTCAATGGCTGCAAGCGCGGCGCAAGCTGGAAAATTGGCCGCTTTGGATCATCCTCGATCTTTTGTCGGCCGCCATTTACCTGGTAAAGGGCTTGCAGGTGACGGCGCTGTTGTACGTGCTGCTGGCGGGATTGGCCGGCTATGGCTGGTGGGATTGGTCATGCCGCATAAGGCGCGCTTATGCTTAA